A stretch of the Clostridiales bacterium genome encodes the following:
- the essC gene encoding type VII secretion protein EssC, producing MKQIRWTIATPDTETSFTLPQPCRLFTIGRDRTDIAVYSKAGVKLTCMVSEEQVVLRGEGETRIQNGDGEAQTLTVFDDTTVTVTHRDAGTVFTLTVTFAEEDQPVYDRRIELLDGTHSFGSDLDATVTVPTIGQGQTAFFLIHENDHTFIQPGDVPLGVYVNESRVMEGQQVELNPYDFIFTAGSTFVYTGNRMLMTTNDIQVNALNYRDRTDSISHLEYPHMIRTSRYHYVIPSEEIEVLDPPKLQDKGKQNILMTLMPLIAMVALVLVMNRTGGGAGSMLMSVGMMGVGAITSVYTILRDKKEYREKAAKRLTDYSEYLQERETYIQACREDEREVMKNIYISPEQELQNVREFSPELFDRTAADEDFLHIRLGYGRLLSRRQVKRTPHKELSEQDQMIHEPERLQEKYRYNDNLPGVIDATKANAIGVLGDMTSLRETMNIATLDLVTRHLPEDVELYLLCDRDFDDQLNAYRMLPHVWNGQMNRRNIANDMESRNLMLEELYKRLADREASEGAAGSWIVIYVHSDSEVMQHPLMKFIPRAAELHVVFVFWSEQREDQPIGCTVMVRLFNNQMGGVIVDMYDKNPDQPFQYQAVPDEVLEEVGRHLSPVYVSEISLASQLTDKYTLYDTLKISEPKAEQVLENWKAHSPQKSLSVPIGIASNNALQYLDLHEKAHGPHGLVAGTTGSGKSEVIISYLMSLCWHFSPEDVNIVVIDFKGGGMGNQLEGLPHLTSVITNLGAGELLRSLASIKAELIVRQQMLADAKVGNISDYTREYKAGRLEKPLPHLLLVVDEFAELKAQQPEFMDELISAARIGRSLGVHLILSTQKPHGVVNDQILSNMDFRMCLRVQTREDSNEMLESPLAAEIREPGRAYIKVNRAEMFQLFQSGYSGGSIATTGDKQNAFQVNEVSLTGRRKILFRYAPPKKSEDEKAKIITQFMTVREAIIDAYKQSGIAEPRKLCLPPLPSEKEWEPAETESRYQVPIGLVDIPSVQIQVPLTVDLTGKNLMIVGGSQMGKTTMLQTIIRAAAENMTSKEVGFYVMDFNSGVFKTMEKLSVIGGVVTLDDEERMKNLIKMLRTEIAVRKEKLLEASVLTFPAYLETGADDMSAMVLMIDNFVVFKEVYDEKYGGELLQILRDGPAVGLSVIVTTAQASALGYKRICYFDNRIAFHCSDTSEYSSALEGCRRTLPEIPGRVLLRMNKELVEAQVYQPFAGENDQERSADSKRFISEHSAGERTQMIPEIPTVLTPDVVTGMFGSKYGGQSIPYALSYSEVEPMWLDMTADFEISLIGTPKVGNGDKTMLRFLMEYAVKYPDAINIRVVDGYEKALRQYSEADNITYSLEAADAPVFVGEVAEIARDRFDQVDDNGMGILDDMPAEVVVLNSMEAITAVSEDKEAMRQFERMSQRYRRMRIFFVFAGIDNKAVSYSGPELLKHIRDTRQAIIFENAGQIKFFDIGLMEIRANAEKLGRDDAFFVSEEKLQRIRLVSPGSQE from the coding sequence ATGAAACAGATACGATGGACGATCGCAACGCCTGATACAGAGACATCATTTACGCTGCCGCAGCCCTGCCGTCTGTTTACAATCGGCAGGGACCGGACGGATATTGCCGTTTACAGCAAAGCCGGTGTAAAGCTGACCTGTATGGTATCCGAAGAGCAGGTTGTACTCCGGGGTGAGGGCGAAACCCGGATTCAGAACGGGGACGGGGAAGCCCAGACGCTGACGGTTTTCGATGATACAACGGTGACTGTGACTCACCGGGATGCCGGCACAGTGTTTACGCTGACTGTGACATTTGCGGAAGAAGATCAGCCGGTGTATGACAGGCGGATTGAACTGCTGGACGGAACGCATTCATTTGGCAGCGACCTGGACGCAACGGTGACTGTACCGACAATCGGGCAGGGCCAGACGGCGTTTTTCCTGATTCATGAAAACGATCATACATTCATTCAGCCCGGAGATGTTCCGCTTGGCGTATATGTCAACGAGAGCCGGGTAATGGAAGGCCAGCAGGTTGAGCTGAATCCGTATGATTTTATCTTTACGGCAGGAAGTACGTTTGTGTATACCGGGAACCGGATGCTGATGACCACGAATGACATCCAGGTGAATGCCCTGAACTACCGGGACCGGACGGATTCCATCAGCCACCTGGAATATCCGCATATGATCCGGACCAGCCGGTATCACTATGTGATTCCGTCCGAAGAAATTGAAGTGCTGGATCCGCCGAAGCTGCAGGACAAGGGAAAACAGAATATCCTGATGACGCTGATGCCGCTGATTGCCATGGTGGCCCTGGTGCTGGTGATGAACCGGACCGGCGGCGGCGCGGGGTCCATGCTGATGAGCGTTGGCATGATGGGTGTCGGTGCGATTACAAGTGTTTATACAATTCTGCGGGACAAGAAAGAATACCGGGAAAAGGCCGCGAAGCGCCTGACGGACTATTCCGAATACCTGCAGGAGCGGGAAACATATATCCAGGCCTGCCGGGAAGATGAACGGGAAGTGATGAAGAATATCTACATCAGCCCGGAACAGGAACTGCAGAATGTACGGGAATTTTCCCCGGAGCTGTTTGACCGTACAGCTGCGGATGAAGATTTCCTGCATATCCGGCTGGGATACGGCCGGCTGCTCAGCAGGCGCCAGGTCAAACGGACGCCGCATAAGGAACTGAGCGAACAGGATCAAATGATCCATGAGCCGGAACGGCTGCAGGAAAAATACCGCTATAATGATAACCTGCCGGGTGTGATCGATGCAACGAAAGCGAACGCGATCGGCGTCCTGGGAGACATGACCAGCCTTCGCGAGACCATGAATATCGCGACGCTGGACCTGGTTACCCGGCACCTGCCGGAGGATGTGGAGCTCTACCTGCTTTGCGACCGGGATTTTGATGACCAGCTGAATGCCTACCGGATGCTGCCCCATGTCTGGAACGGCCAGATGAACCGACGGAATATCGCCAATGACATGGAAAGCCGCAACCTGATGCTGGAGGAGCTTTACAAGCGCCTTGCGGATCGGGAGGCTTCAGAAGGAGCGGCGGGATCCTGGATCGTGATTTATGTGCATTCCGACAGTGAAGTGATGCAGCACCCGCTGATGAAGTTTATTCCCCGGGCGGCGGAGCTTCACGTGGTGTTTGTTTTCTGGTCCGAACAGCGGGAAGACCAGCCGATTGGCTGTACGGTAATGGTCCGCTTGTTCAATAACCAGATGGGCGGGGTTATTGTCGACATGTATGACAAGAATCCGGACCAGCCGTTCCAGTACCAGGCAGTGCCGGATGAGGTGCTGGAAGAAGTCGGGCGGCATCTGTCGCCGGTATATGTCAGTGAGATCAGCCTGGCCAGCCAGCTGACCGATAAATATACCCTGTATGATACGCTGAAGATCAGCGAACCGAAAGCAGAACAGGTGCTGGAGAACTGGAAGGCGCATTCTCCCCAGAAATCGCTTTCGGTACCAATCGGCATTGCCAGCAACAATGCCCTGCAGTACCTGGACCTGCATGAAAAAGCCCATGGACCGCACGGACTTGTGGCAGGTACAACCGGTTCGGGTAAGAGCGAGGTCATCATCAGCTACCTGATGTCCCTGTGCTGGCATTTCTCTCCGGAAGATGTGAATATTGTGGTGATTGACTTTAAGGGCGGCGGTATGGGCAACCAGCTGGAAGGCCTGCCGCACCTGACGAGCGTGATTACCAACCTGGGAGCGGGTGAATTACTGCGTTCCCTGGCGTCCATCAAAGCGGAACTGATTGTACGCCAACAGATGCTGGCAGACGCCAAGGTCGGCAATATCAGCGATTACACCCGGGAGTATAAGGCCGGACGGCTGGAAAAGCCGCTGCCGCATCTGCTGCTGGTGGTGGATGAGTTTGCTGAACTGAAGGCGCAGCAGCCGGAGTTCATGGATGAGCTGATTTCTGCGGCCCGTATCGGCCGAAGCCTGGGGGTGCACCTGATTCTTTCCACCCAGAAGCCCCATGGTGTTGTGAACGACCAGATCCTGAGCAATATGGACTTCCGGATGTGCCTGCGTGTGCAGACCCGGGAGGACTCCAACGAAATGCTGGAATCCCCGCTGGCGGCGGAAATCCGGGAGCCGGGCCGCGCTTACATTAAAGTGAACCGGGCGGAGATGTTCCAGCTGTTCCAGTCTGGCTACAGCGGCGGTTCCATCGCGACGACCGGGGACAAGCAGAATGCGTTCCAGGTGAACGAAGTATCGCTGACCGGCCGCCGGAAGATCCTGTTCCGGTATGCTCCGCCGAAGAAGAGCGAGGACGAAAAGGCGAAAATCATTACCCAGTTCATGACGGTGCGGGAAGCGATTATCGACGCGTACAAGCAGTCCGGGATTGCGGAACCCCGGAAGCTTTGCCTGCCTCCGCTTCCGAGCGAAAAGGAATGGGAGCCCGCTGAAACGGAATCCAGGTACCAGGTGCCCATTGGCCTGGTGGATATTCCGTCTGTCCAGATCCAGGTCCCCCTGACGGTTGACCTGACGGGCAAAAACCTGATGATTGTCGGCGGAAGCCAGATGGGTAAGACGACCATGCTGCAGACGATCATCCGGGCTGCGGCTGAAAACATGACTTCCAAAGAGGTCGGCTTCTATGTGATGGACTTCAACTCCGGTGTCTTCAAAACCATGGAGAAGCTGAGTGTGATCGGCGGTGTGGTGACACTGGATGATGAAGAACGGATGAAGAACCTGATCAAGATGCTCCGCACGGAGATCGCGGTCCGGAAGGAAAAACTGCTTGAGGCCAGCGTGCTGACATTCCCGGCGTATCTGGAAACAGGTGCGGATGACATGTCGGCAATGGTGCTGATGATCGACAACTTTGTCGTCTTCAAGGAAGTATATGATGAAAAATATGGCGGAGAACTCCTGCAGATTCTCCGGGACGGTCCGGCAGTCGGACTGTCGGTGATTGTGACAACCGCCCAGGCAAGCGCGCTGGGATATAAACGGATCTGCTACTTTGATAACCGGATTGCTTTCCATTGCTCGGATACATCTGAATACAGCTCCGCACTGGAAGGATGCCGGCGGACACTGCCGGAAATCCCCGGCCGTGTTTTGCTGCGCATGAACAAGGAACTGGTGGAGGCGCAGGTGTACCAGCCGTTTGCCGGCGAGAATGATCAGGAGAGATCCGCCGACAGCAAGCGGTTTATCAGTGAACACTCCGCGGGAGAACGGACCCAGATGATTCCGGAGATTCCGACTGTGCTGACTCCGGATGTGGTGACGGGAATGTTCGGAAGCAAGTACGGCGGCCAGAGCATTCCTTATGCGCTGAGCTACAGCGAAGTCGAGCCCATGTGGCTGGATATGACAGCTGATTTTGAAATCTCCCTGATCGGCACACCCAAGGTGGGCAATGGCGACAAGACGATGCTGCGCTTCCTGATGGAATATGCCGTCAAGTATCCGGATGCGATCAATATCCGGGTGGTGGACGGATATGAGAAGGCGTTGCGGCAGTACAGTGAAGCGGACAATATTACGTATTCACTGGAAGCCGCGGACGCTCCGGTGTTCGTGGGTGAAGTTGCGGAGATTGCCCGCGACCGGTTTGACCAGGTGGATGACAACGGAATGGGTATCCTGGATGACATGCCGGCGGAGGTTGTGGTTCTGAATTCAATGGAAGCAATCACCGCTGTTTCCGAGGATAAGGAAGCGATGCGCCAGTTTGAGCGGATGAGCCAGAGATACCGGCGGATGAGGATCTTCTTCGTATTTGCCGGAATTGACAATAAGGCGGTTTCCTACAGCGGACCGGAGCTGCTGAAGCATATCCGTGATACACGCCAGGCAATTATCTTTGAAAATGCAGGTCAGATCAAATTCTTTGATATCGGGCTGATGGAAATCCGCGCCAATGCGGAAAAACTCGGCCGGGATGATGCGTTCTTCGTATCTGAGGAAAAACTGCAGCGTATCCGCCTGGTTTCACCGGGGTCACAGGAATAA